One Mesorhizobium sp. J428 DNA segment encodes these proteins:
- a CDS encoding phage portal protein, whose product MRVRAAAPNLLDRLVGYFAPGLAVERIRDRTMLSMVTGSGAGGYAGGKRDRRATKNWRPGNGSANADLLPELDTLRSRNRDLVRNVPIASGAVSTNKTHVIGDGLALNATCDRDALGISQERAAAHNKAAEREWATFCETADFTGVQHLADMQYMLFGAVLDSGDVFVLRRYRDVGTRYALRLQAIEADRVTNPMWRADTTTLAGGIEHDSDGVPVAVHIADQHPGDIRRTSMSWRRVQMRFEDSSPVVLHLFDRSRPDLARGVPYLAPVIEMLKSLGDFTDAEVRSALVAAMFAVFVEKSPDAESSPLPTTGEGSNGKDEVELGSGAIIDLAEGEKITVASGARPNPQFDPFMMAMFRQIGVALELPVELLIKHFTASYSASRAALEMAWHTFRRRRSWFARTLLQPVYEMVIEEAVLRGYLDCPGFEDPLLRAAWCKATWSGPVRLSLNPKLEAEADEIDLRNHLKTRQQVMTERTGGDFDQKIEQGKREKAAIDDAFPAAVPAPPPSTEGSPQVDEKAEPEEDKENDEP is encoded by the coding sequence ATGCGCGTGCGAGCGGCGGCACCGAACCTGCTCGATCGGCTGGTTGGGTATTTCGCACCCGGCCTGGCGGTCGAGCGCATCCGCGACCGGACCATGCTGTCCATGGTCACCGGTTCCGGCGCGGGCGGCTATGCCGGGGGCAAGCGCGACCGGCGCGCGACGAAGAACTGGCGGCCGGGCAATGGCTCGGCCAATGCCGACCTGCTTCCGGAACTCGACACGCTGCGCTCGCGCAACCGAGACCTGGTGCGCAACGTTCCGATCGCGTCGGGCGCGGTCTCGACCAACAAGACGCATGTCATCGGCGACGGACTGGCCCTCAATGCCACCTGCGACCGCGACGCGCTCGGTATCAGCCAGGAGAGGGCGGCAGCGCACAACAAAGCGGCCGAGCGCGAGTGGGCGACGTTCTGCGAAACGGCCGACTTCACGGGCGTGCAGCACCTCGCGGACATGCAATACATGCTGTTCGGCGCGGTGCTGGACTCGGGCGATGTCTTTGTGCTGCGCCGCTACCGTGACGTCGGCACGCGCTACGCGCTGCGCCTGCAGGCGATCGAAGCCGATCGCGTGACGAACCCGATGTGGCGGGCGGACACGACGACGCTGGCCGGCGGTATCGAGCACGATTCGGACGGCGTTCCGGTCGCTGTCCACATTGCGGACCAGCATCCCGGCGACATTCGCCGCACGTCTATGTCCTGGCGGCGGGTGCAAATGCGGTTCGAGGATTCAAGCCCGGTTGTGCTGCACCTGTTCGACCGGTCACGACCGGACCTCGCGCGCGGCGTGCCGTATCTTGCGCCCGTGATCGAGATGCTGAAGAGCCTCGGCGACTTCACCGACGCCGAAGTGCGCAGCGCGCTCGTCGCCGCCATGTTCGCGGTGTTCGTCGAAAAGTCGCCCGACGCGGAGTCCTCGCCGCTGCCGACGACGGGCGAGGGTTCCAACGGGAAGGACGAGGTGGAGCTGGGATCCGGCGCCATCATCGACCTGGCCGAGGGCGAGAAGATCACGGTCGCGAGCGGTGCGCGGCCCAATCCGCAGTTCGATCCGTTTATGATGGCGATGTTCCGTCAGATCGGCGTTGCGCTGGAGCTGCCAGTCGAGCTGTTGATCAAGCATTTCACGGCGTCCTATTCGGCCAGCCGTGCCGCACTGGAAATGGCGTGGCACACGTTCCGCCGCCGGCGGTCCTGGTTCGCGCGCACGCTGCTGCAGCCCGTTTATGAGATGGTGATCGAAGAGGCCGTGCTGCGCGGATATCTCGACTGCCCCGGGTTCGAAGATCCTCTGCTGCGCGCCGCCTGGTGCAAGGCGACCTGGTCCGGACCGGTGCGTCTCTCTCTCAATCCGAAGCTCGAGGCGGAGGCCGACGAGATCGACCTGCGCAATCACCTGAAGACGCGTCAGCAGGTAATGACGGAGCGGACCGGTGGCGACTTCGATCAGAAGATCGAGCAGGGCAAGCGCGAGAAGGCAGCGATCGACGACGCGTTTCCTGCTGCTGT